Proteins from one Malaya genurostris strain Urasoe2022 chromosome 2, Malgen_1.1, whole genome shotgun sequence genomic window:
- the LOC131427408 gene encoding zinc finger protein swm: MHINNPDALKAWLTEVLEPLCDADPAALARYVLALLKKDKPEKDLRDCMKEQLDVFLGQETEPFLEQLFRSIKGEEYIKIAQAKEAALAAAIALQQPTVPVDTQTPNVTVTEESKVRIKREFTPPLHENHISSSSSNSSNNNSNKTSKDPLAGNVPAVEKTSSVGSALQDSNEPLSSASSGALSVSATNSIVSPPNTTTSIGKAPIKSSSNKDDHSKESRNRGRRISNRSRSRSRSRSRSFERSRESRRSRSRDRVPVRESNREKLNRQYRNKSPVGRADSFRRYERKTYSYENRRTGGTGNGNANNSGGTGSGSTVRTVNRSQSGSRSPSPVVDRRKMARSESPATATAPAVTPATTMEHSSSTVESTLLAAKRQRCRDFDEKGYCMRGETCPWDHGVDPVVLEDINNSALITIQSAAQLRTGPIHPEYSPDAPELWNRPPTFPPGRPSIAQRLGNIAGVGVSGFGPRAALSGNFRGGAPGFPAGFPGNPIGTTPLQRELISVPVVDANKGGDVSAQQPKRRFEPEDAVAIADGHLKRKLPLNNRLGPRVTGHQLTTGGAVNPQQNCSLELRKIPRGLNAIAHLNNHFSKFGKIVNIQISYDGDPEAAIVTFSTHAEANVAYRSTEAVLNNRFIKVFWHSPAVAGDQPSITPAAKTEHSLRRSYPNQYSINNLNNNNVVTVANTTTNVTPVPAKEVTTSSSTAAAAGSEGESAASAAPAVVANAFTNTATKLVNTVTTPIVTANQIRMKNSAKINRATNELMKKKQELSQSLQKRKNDLMQGYLKELRTLVVMVEKFEANDPTRSKLLTSIKELEAKIDTLKKEIASEQNQLVAQMLPKRKTKEQQKKDMLDAELDLIAQEQRTNRVPGSVPVSSVGNVPVSNNNNINNKPQLYGPQGVRSIRSNNRLAPIGSTSVDRRPTTIAISGFAEEDADALLGHFKHFGEITKHQLDRTVPSLLISYSIRQNAEKALVRGKVFRDITLQIGWAVINNVTSTSNAVVGNVEAKEKSLSGDSASEDKLTSADSCEKLLDSGAVGSNTGSDSGVGAGVGVDTSSAASMDTLTETGSMEETSEVRLVEEEEEEEDMESEDRSWRR, translated from the exons ATGCACATCAACAATCCGGATGCGTTGAAGGCTTGGTTAACCGAAGTTCTAGAACCGTTGTGTGATGCAGATCCGGCGGCCCTAGCTCGGTATGTGTTGGCTCTACTGAAAAAAGATAAACCAGAAAAAGATTTACGAGATTGTATGAAAGAGCAACTGGATGTGTTTCTCGGCCAAGAAACGGAACCATTTCTAGAGCAGCTTTTTCGATCAATCAAAGGTGAAGAATACATAAAGATTGCCCAAGCCAAGGAGGCAGCTTTGGCGGCAGCCATAGCTCTTCAGCAACCGACGGTCCCTGTCGACACCCAGACCCCAAATGTGACGGTCACGGAAGAATCGAAAGTGCGCATCAAAAGAGAATTCACGCCTCCCCTGCACGAAAATCAcatcagtagcagtagcagcaaCAGTAGCAACAACAACAGTAATAAGACTTCCAAAGATCCCCTAGCCGGAAATGTTCCTGCAGTAGAGAAAACATCATCAGTTGGCAGTGCGCTTCAAGATTCGAACGAACCCTTGAGTAGCGCCAGCAGTGGAGCATTATCCGTATCTGCCACCAATAGCATAGTTTCACCTCCAAACACCACTACTAGCATCGGAAAGGCTCCCATAAAAAGTTCGAGCAATAAAGACGACCAT AGCAAGGAAAGTCGCAACAGAGGTCGCCGGATATCGAACCGATCTCGCTCGCGGTCCCGTTCCCGATCTCGGTCCTTCGAACGATCGCGTGAGTCGAGGCGCTCGCGTTCTCGAGATCGAGTTCCGGTACGCGAGTCCAACCGGGAGAAGTTGAATCGTCAATATCGCAACAAATCACCCGTCGGACGCGCAGACTCTTTTCGGCGCTACGAACGAAAGACCTATTCGTACGAGAATCGACGCACCGGTGGTACTGGGAATGGTAATGCCAATAACAGTGGTGGTACGGGCAGTGGCAGCACTGTGCGCACCGTCAATCGAAGTCAATCTGGCAGCAGGTCTCCATCGCCGGTGGTAGATCGCCGTAAGATGGCACGTTCGGAATCGCCGGCTACTGCAACCGCTCCGGCTGTTACTCCTGCCACCACGATGGAACATTCTTCTTCTACGGTGGAGTCAACTTTGCTGGCTGCGAAACGTCAGCGTTGTCGGGATTTCGACGAAAAAGGTTACTGCATGCGAGGGGAAACCTGTCCCTGGGATCACGGTGTTGATCCGGTTGTGCTGGAAGATATCAATAATTCGGCACTGATTACGATTCAGTCAGCTGCTCAGCTGCGAACCGGCCCGATTCATCCCGAGTACAGCCCCGATGCACCGGAATTGTGGAATCGACCACCAACTTTTCCACCGGGCAGACCATCGATTGCTCAACGGTTGGGAAACATTGCCGGGGTGGGTGTGAGTGGATTCGGACCTCGAGCTGCGTTGAGTGGGAACTTCCGAGGCGGCGCACCCGGATTTCCGGCAGGTTTCCCGGGAAATCCAATCGGAACTACCCCGCTTCAGAGGGAACTGATCTCGGTACCGGTAGTAGATGCCAATAAAGGAGGTGATGTGTCTGCTCAGCAACCCAAACGAAGATTCGAACCGGAAGATGCCGTTGCTATAGCCGATGGACATTTGAAGCGCAAACTTCCACTAAATAATCGACTGGGTCCGAGGGTGACTGGACACCAACTCACCACCGGAGGAGCTGTTAATCCTCAGCAAAACTGTTCGCTTGAGTTGCGGAAAATTCCGAGAGGGTTAAACGCCATAGCGCATCTAAACAATCATTTTTCGAAATTCGGTAAAATCGTCAACATCCAGATCAGCTATGACGGCGATCCGGAGGCAGCGATCGTTACGTTTTCGACGCATGCCGAAGCGAATGTTGCCTATCGCAGCACTGAAGCGGTGTTGAACAATCGTTTCATCAAAGTATTTTGGCACAGTCCCGCGGTGGCTGGCGATCAACCTTCGATTACTCCGGCAGCCAAGACAGAGCACTCACTGCGTAGATCTTATCCCAACCAGTACAGCATTAACAATCTGAACAACAATAATGTTGTGACAGTAGCAAACACTACGACGAATGTAACTCCCGTACCGGCGAAGGAAGTAACAACCAGCAGcagtactgctgctgctgctggtagtGAAGGAGAATCGGCGGCTTCTGCTGCTCCGGCGGTTGTAGCAAATGCCTTCACCAACACTGCTACCAAGTTAGTCAACACGGTTACTACTCCGATCGTTACCGCCAATCAGATTAGGATGAAAAATTCAGCAAAAATCAACCGAGCTACCAATGAACTGATGAAGAAAAAACAAGAACTTTCCCAGAGTTTACAGAAGCGAAAGAATGATCTTATGCAAGGTTATTTGAAAGAATTACGCACGCTGGTCGTGATGGTGGAGAAATTCGAGGCAAACGATCCGACTCGTAGCAAACTACTGACGTCTATTAAGGAACTAGAAGCGAAGATCGATACGTTGAAGAAGGAAATCGCTAGCGAACAGAATCAACTCGTAGCCCAGATGCTGCCGAAACGAAAAACTAAAGAGCAACAGAAAAAGGACATGCTCGATGCAGAGTTGGATTTGATTGCCCAGGAGCAGCGCACCAATCGGGTTCCTGGTTCGGTACCAGTGTCGTCAGTTGGCAATGTTCCTGtttccaacaacaacaacatcaacaacaaacCACAACTGTATGGGCCTCAGGGAGTGCGCTCGATTCGATCCAACAACCGACTGGCTCCCATCGGTTCTACCAGCGTTGATCGGCGTCCAACAACGATCGCCATTTCTGGATTTGCCGAAGAGGATGCAGACGCTTTGCTAGGGCATTTCAAACATTTTGGCGAAATAACCAAACATCAACTGGACAGGACGGTGCCGTCACTCCTGATCAGCTACTCGATTCGCCAGAATGCGGAAAAAGCATTGGTTCGTGGGAAAGTGTTCCGTGACATAACTCTGCAAATTGGTTGGGCTGTTATTAACAACGTTACCTCGACATCGAATGCCGTTGTTGGCAACGTCGAGGCTAAGGAAAAGTCATTATCTGGAGATTCTGCTTCCGAGGACAAACTGACGAGCGCAGATAGTTGCGAAAAATTATTGGACAGTGGAGCTGTTGGTAGCAATACCGGCAGTGACAGTGGTGTGGGGGCTGGTGTTGGAGTGGATACCAGTTCGGCTGCCTCGATGGATACACTGACGGAGACGGGTTCAATGGAGGAAACGTCCGAAGTACGACTCGTCGAAGAAGAAGAGGAAGAAGAGGATATGGAATCGGAGGATCGCTCTTGGCGTCGTTGA